The genomic DNA GCAATGGTTTCGGTTTCATTATGCGAGAACTAGGATTACTTGAATTGCTAAGCATGCCAAAACGCCTTTTTATTGAAGGGAAAGAAATTGACAGACGCTCAGTAGGAGAACGCTTACGACTATTTTTAGAAGAGTTAGGACCAACCTTCATTAAAATTGGTCAAATTGCTAGTACTCGATCTGATCTATTTCCACCTGACATAATAGCTGAATTAGAAAAACTACAAGATAATGTCCCTCCTTTTTCGTATGAAGAGGTCAAAAAAGTTTTTCATTCAGAATTTGGTATTGCAGTTGAGGAGATGTTTGATGAGTTTCAGGAAAAACCTGTTGCTGCAGCTTCCATTGGACAAGTTCATGTAGCGGTATTAAAAACAGGCGAAAAGGTAGCTGTCAAAATTCAGCGACCGAATATTCGAAAAATCATTGAAACCGATTTGGAAATTTTACAGGAGATAGCTACGTTAGCAGAACGTCGATTAGACTGGGCAGCTAAATACCAGTTAAAAGAAATTGTCCATGAATTTTCTAAGTCATTAAAGGATGAAATCGATTATGCTAATGAGGGCAGAAATTCAGAAAAGATTGCAAAGCAATTTATCCATAGTCATAAGGTCTATATCCCAAAAGTGTATTGGCAGTATTCTAGTTCGAAAATATTAACCATGGAGTTTGTGGAAGGTGTTAAGTTAACAAATATTGAAAAAGTTGACCTTTTAGGCTTTGATCGAAAAGTAATTGCTGAACGAATTGTGCAGACAATATTTCAGCAAATCCTCCTTGACGGTTTTTTTCATGGTGATCCTCATCCTGGAAATTTGTTGGTGACTGGAAAAAATAAGATAATACTTATGGACTTCGGTATGGTTGGGCGACTAAGTCCACAAATGCGTGACCATTTTGGATCGTTTATTATCGCGATGATGCTTCAAAGTACAGATGGTGTCATTAAGGCAATTATTAAGATGGGACTGGTTCCGGAAGAAGCAAATCTATCTTTATTGAAATCAGATGTCGATACTCTTCGTGAAAAGTATTATGATGTTCCTTTCAGTCAATTAAGCTTAGGCGAAGCTGTTAATGATCTTTTTACCGTAGCATCAAAGCACGGGATTCGTATCCCTACCGATCTGTCACTTGTAGGTAAAGCTCTGCTTACAATGGAAGGTTTGGTTGAAAGGCTAGATCCTGAATTAAGTATCATAAGAATTGCAGAGCCATTTGGTCGACAATTATTGATAGAACGGTATCATCCAAAACAGATTGCAGGTAGAGTTTGGGGAAACCTTTTGGAATATGGTGAAGTAGTTACGGAATTACCGAAAAGTTTAAAAGAGTTTTCTTCCATTATGAAACAAGGGAAAATGAGAGTAGAGGTATCCCTCTCAGATCCTGATCGACTTCTTACTAGAATGGAACGAGTTAGTAACCGTTTATCGTTTAGTATCGTATTGCTTTCCTTTAGTATTATTATGGTAGGTTTGATCGTTGGTTCAGCACTAGCAGGAGATACAACAACAGCGATTTGGCAGTTGCCAACAGTTGAAATTGGTTTTGCTGTGGCACTAGTGATGTTTATCTGGTTGTTTTATGCAATTTTAAAATCGGGTAGATTTTAAGCACAAAAATCTTTTAATAGAAAAGGTTTATGTGCTTTTTTGGCACTAAAGTAACTATTAGTAATAGTCCAAAAGGATGTATACTTTAAACATAAGCTGACTTTATGTAGGAGAGTGTACGAATATGGAAGAATTATTGGAGATCTCTTTTGATCTCGTGGGTAAATCATTAGAGCAGGATATCTATTCAGAACTTAATATTTTATTGTTAAAAAAGGGGACAGTCTTAACCGAAGCTACCATCGTTCTTTTGAAAAAACATAATTTTAAAACTGTTATTGTATCCAAAAAATTATTATTTGAGGACTTGTATAAGAAGAATTTAAACTTTCTGAAGGAAGTCTTCTCAGATTTAAGCTACTTCCATACTCAGCCCTTCCCAAGTTGGTTTGAAGAAGATGAGAAATTGTTTCGATTTATCAATCAAAACACTAGTTTAACAGAAGAAATATATTCTTTAAAAAATATAGAAAGAAACATCTTTACCCATAGCGCCAACGTCGGGATCATTTCTGTCATTATTGGGAAAATATTAGGCTACTCTAACAAAAACCTTAAGTTGTTATGGAAGATGGGAATGATTCATGATATTGGTAAAATGAAAACGGATACGGATCAGCATGGGGAAGTTGGTTATGAAATTTTACAAAACATAACTGGTATTCACCCTGTTATGTTGGATGTAGTGAGGTATCACCATGAAAAAATTGATGGTTCTGGTTTTCCAAAACGGTTAAAAGGAAATGAAATCCCGATCATGGTTCAGATTGTCTCAGTGGCAAATGAAGTTGAACACCTGTTTAGCAATTCAAATGAGGTGAACCCTTTTCATGTCATGAATCGTTTAATTGAAGATACTCATAAATTAAACCCAGCGATTGTTATCCCTTTTGTGAAGGCCAAGTACTCACAAAATATAGGTAACCAAATAAAGTTAAATGATGGTCGAAAGGCAAAAATTATTTTTATCCATGATAATGAACCATCACAACCCCTAATACAACTTGAGGAAGATAGTCAATACATAGATATGAGGAAGCATCATTCACTAAAGGTTATCAGTTTAACTAGATAGAAACAAAAAAGCTTTGGTACAAGCCTGTACCAAAGCTTTTCTTACGGAAAGAAACCGTCCTTTTCCTCAATTGAGAAATAATAACGGAACTGTTGAACAGCAGTTATGAATGACTCTGGAGCGTCTGCATTTCTAGTAAGTTGATCTAGTTCATCATAGCAAGAATGGAGTAAGTATTCAGGAGAATTCATCTCTATTTTCTGCTCAGTTGCAGGTTTAGAAAAAACTTTATCTGTCAGCTGTTCCACTTCAGTTTCTTCTAAAGCAGTTAATTTCTCTTTTGCCTGTTCTAGCTGTAATTTTACATTTTGTGAAAGAAAATCTTCATTTTCCTCTAGTTGTGTAATGATATGAAGCATTCGTTCTTTTCTAGAGATTGTCAACGGATTCATCCTTTCTAAAACGAATGTGTGTATTTGTTATTCTGCATAAATTTGCAATTAATTATTTACCAAATAGAATATCTTTTGCTATTTAAGAAAATTTAATAAGGAGGAAAGTATGGAGGTTATTAAATGCTTAAGCGAAAAATGTGGTTTGTTACTTTTTGTATACTTCTAGTTAGCATTGTTTTTTTGTATGTAGCTGAGTTTGAGATTGCTTATCTGCCGCCGGAAGAGAAAATCATCAATAATAAAGGAGCAACTATGCTTACAGGCTTAGCGAATACTCATCGAACAGGTAAGCTTCTATTACACGAAGACATTCTTCCAATTGATGAGAGCTATTTAGAGCTTAAGACCACCGCAAGTTACAAAAAAGCCACAAAACTTAGAACTAGGAGAGCGGGTTTTTGAAAGAGCTAATTGCTTGAGCTGTCATTCTGGTGCAGCATTTACAAATAATCAAATCATACCAGTCAACGAAATAGGTACAGAACCATCTAGAGCAAAGGCTTTGAGGAGGCAAGCAGAAATTTTCTCTAAAACAAGAATGTATGCCCCACAAACACCAGTTCCAATACCAAAGGAACATGAAATAATTGGGGTCCATTTTAATAATAGAACAGAGCAGGATCTAAAGTTGGCATATGAACATGGAGATTCGCCTGGAGTTTTTAAGGTTAAAGGATTAATTGGCTTACAGTGGTCAGCTCCTTATTTACATGATGGTGGAGTAGCGGTTGGACCTAATATATATAAGGATCTTGGAATTCCTGGTACGTTATCAAAGGGAGTCGTACCGGACCCGTATAACAGTCTATTGGCATTGATTGATAGAAATTTACGACAGAAAGTACTGGATGCTAACAGGATACCAGAATTAAAAGATGTACATGTAACCGGAGAAGGTCATGAGTTTTGGGTTGATGAGGAAGCTGGTTTTACAATTGAGGAACAAGACGCATTGGTGAATTATTTACTTTCCCTGCAAATTGAACAAAAAAATAACTGATTGGGTTATCAGTTGTTTTTTTAGGTTAATTAATAGGTTTTTCTTACTTTATCAATGACAAATTGAGAACCGTACAAAAGTATAGATTTAACAAAGAATAGTAACAACAATTCATAACGCTTCAACCTTACAGTCGAAGCTATTCCCATCTTCTTAAATAGGTCCATGACAGGAAATGAAAATAGTAAATGAATGATTGTATTGAGCAAGACAAATAATGAGAATTTGCCAAAAGTAGCTTTCAATACCCATAATGAACCAATGAAAAATGGCCCAATAATGAGTGGGATTTCACCAATCGTTTTTGGGAATAGATTTTTATAAACCCACCACCAGGTTCTGTTTCGTGCAAGAAAACTTTCGAAGACCACGACAACAGACATAATTAATGCAGCTGGGAAGAACCTTTTAAAAGAACGCTTACCAATCAGTGGAATACTGAACCACGGCACTATCATCACAGCAATCAGAAACGGCTTCCAATTTTTCATATGTTTTCCCCCTCTTTTTGTTATAGGTTGTGCAACTTAAACTGAAAATATCTCAACTTTTCGCAAATTGCAGAGCATAGATAAAAATATGTAAAAAGTAACTTAAAAATATCGTTGATTCTACTATATACTATTAGTAGATAGAACCATGAAAAAACTACGTTAAGTGGGAGAGTAGGTCCATATGGAGGAAATTAGCTTTGAACTTGTTGGAAAAGTACTAGAGCAAGATATTACATCCGACTTAAATATTTTGTTACTAAAAAAAGGGACTGTGTTAACTGAAACGAATATATTACTTCTCAAAAAACATAATTATAAAGCAGTAAAGGTATCAGAAGACGGATCATTTAAAACATTGTACCTAAGACATCTTAAGCAGGTAGAAGATTTATTTACTGATTTTCATACTAGTAGAGAATGGTTTGATAAAGAAGAGTATATTGTCAGAAAGGTTCAAAGAGATGTTTTTTATTTAGAGGAACTCTATCTGTTTGAAGATAAATCAAACCTATATCGTCATAGTGCTAACGTTGGCTTACTTGCTTTTTTTCTTGGAAAGCTCTTAAGATATTCATATAAAAACAAATTGCTTTTGTGGCAGATGGGGCTTTTACACGACATTGGAAAGTTAAAATTGAAAGTGGACATCGTTAATAAAAAAGTTGAAGAGTTAACAGTTGAAGAATTTCAGGAATATAGACAACATCCAGAGTTTGGTTGGAATTTGCTAAAAGGAATGAACGGTGTAAATGTCATGATGTTAAATGCAGCTAGACATCACCACGAACATATA from Anaerobacillus alkaliphilus includes the following:
- a CDS encoding ABC1 kinase family protein, with amino-acid sequence MFRKRIRHLQRYQEIVTAFTRNGFGFIMRELGLLELLSMPKRLFIEGKEIDRRSVGERLRLFLEELGPTFIKIGQIASTRSDLFPPDIIAELEKLQDNVPPFSYEEVKKVFHSEFGIAVEEMFDEFQEKPVAAASIGQVHVAVLKTGEKVAVKIQRPNIRKIIETDLEILQEIATLAERRLDWAAKYQLKEIVHEFSKSLKDEIDYANEGRNSEKIAKQFIHSHKVYIPKVYWQYSSSKILTMEFVEGVKLTNIEKVDLLGFDRKVIAERIVQTIFQQILLDGFFHGDPHPGNLLVTGKNKIILMDFGMVGRLSPQMRDHFGSFIIAMMLQSTDGVIKAIIKMGLVPEEANLSLLKSDVDTLREKYYDVPFSQLSLGEAVNDLFTVASKHGIRIPTDLSLVGKALLTMEGLVERLDPELSIIRIAEPFGRQLLIERYHPKQIAGRVWGNLLEYGEVVTELPKSLKEFSSIMKQGKMRVEVSLSDPDRLLTRMERVSNRLSFSIVLLSFSIIMVGLIVGSALAGDTTTAIWQLPTVEIGFAVALVMFIWLFYAILKSGRF
- a CDS encoding HD-GYP domain-containing protein — translated: MEELLEISFDLVGKSLEQDIYSELNILLLKKGTVLTEATIVLLKKHNFKTVIVSKKLLFEDLYKKNLNFLKEVFSDLSYFHTQPFPSWFEEDEKLFRFINQNTSLTEEIYSLKNIERNIFTHSANVGIISVIIGKILGYSNKNLKLLWKMGMIHDIGKMKTDTDQHGEVGYEILQNITGIHPVMLDVVRYHHEKIDGSGFPKRLKGNEIPIMVQIVSVANEVEHLFSNSNEVNPFHVMNRLIEDTHKLNPAIVIPFVKAKYSQNIGNQIKLNDGRKAKIIFIHDNEPSQPLIQLEEDSQYIDMRKHHSLKVISLTR
- a CDS encoding HD-GYP domain-containing protein gives rise to the protein MEEISFELVGKVLEQDITSDLNILLLKKGTVLTETNILLLKKHNYKAVKVSEDGSFKTLYLRHLKQVEDLFTDFHTSREWFDKEEYIVRKVQRDVFYLEELYLFEDKSNLYRHSANVGLLAFFLGKLLRYSYKNKLLLWQMGLLHDIGKLKLKVDIVNKKVEELTVEEFQEYRQHPEFGWNLLKGMNGVNVMMLNAARHHHEHIDGSGFPKGINVKYLPVMVQIITVANKIDHVMSTNTNIFNLLNELMEEVRGNKLNPAIVVPFVKYLLRSQLGRKVLLNDGTKCEIVYIFEQEPSQPLLSIEDENSYLDLRKHHKLKIVSSV